In one Nicotiana sylvestris chromosome 8, ASM39365v2, whole genome shotgun sequence genomic region, the following are encoded:
- the LOC104248754 gene encoding polyadenylate-binding protein-interacting protein 6-like isoform X2, with protein sequence MSSICTAPMKTGTSTLNPYAESYVPISRRGAPDGNKEARFSPKEFKSGSEAVWLAPGVTAGRSQQQTHQTTDQYKLKDYSAYGSPSHSPAGAMGKQVLDEESDMDLAYLQMTFPGMSDESLSEVYLANNCDLDAAVDMLNQLELYSGDFSEKLPDTLDIGDVSDSGFSGDSSSQKLKTVVGETVTVASSSGLSDSAPGS encoded by the exons A TGAGCTCTATATGCACTGCACCAATGAAGACAGGAACATCAACTCTGAATCCTTATGCAGAATCGTATGTGCCTATTTCGAGAAGAGGGGCACCTGATGGAAACAAAGAAGCTAGATTTTCTCCAAAAGAGTTCAAGAGTGGAAGTGAGGCTGTTTGGTTGGCACCTGGTGTCACAGCAGGTCGAAGTCAACAGCAGACTCACCAAACTACTGATCAGTACAAACTGAAGGACTATTCAGCTTATGGCTCACCATCACATAGTCCTGCAGGAGCTATGGGTAAACAAGTTCTGGACGAGGAATCCGACATGGATTTGGCTTATCTTCAGATGACTTTTCCTGGCATGTCAGATGAATCGCTTTCTGAGGTCTATTTAGCAAACAATTGTGATCTTGATGCTGCTGTTGACATGCTGAATCAGCTTGAG CTTTACTCTGGTGATTTTTCTGAAAAGCTTCCAGACACTCTTGACATTGGTGACGTGTCGGACTCTGGGTTCTCGGGCGATAGTTCATCTCAAAAATTGAAGACGGTGGTAGGTGAAACTGTTACAGTTGCTTCGTCATCCGGCTTATCAGACTCAGCTCCAGGCAGTTAA
- the LOC104248754 gene encoding polyadenylate-binding protein-interacting protein 6-like isoform X1: MKTGTSTLNPYAESYVPISRRGAPDGNKEARFSPKEFKSGSEAVWLAPGVTAGRSQQQTHQTTDQYKLKDYSAYGSPSHSPAGAMGKQVLDEESDMDLAYLQMTFPGMSDESLSEVYLANNCDLDAAVDMLNQLELYSGDFSEKLPDTLDIGDVSDSGFSGDSSSQKLKTVVGETVTVASSSGLSDSAPGS, encoded by the exons ATGAAGACAGGAACATCAACTCTGAATCCTTATGCAGAATCGTATGTGCCTATTTCGAGAAGAGGGGCACCTGATGGAAACAAAGAAGCTAGATTTTCTCCAAAAGAGTTCAAGAGTGGAAGTGAGGCTGTTTGGTTGGCACCTGGTGTCACAGCAGGTCGAAGTCAACAGCAGACTCACCAAACTACTGATCAGTACAAACTGAAGGACTATTCAGCTTATGGCTCACCATCACATAGTCCTGCAGGAGCTATGGGTAAACAAGTTCTGGACGAGGAATCCGACATGGATTTGGCTTATCTTCAGATGACTTTTCCTGGCATGTCAGATGAATCGCTTTCTGAGGTCTATTTAGCAAACAATTGTGATCTTGATGCTGCTGTTGACATGCTGAATCAGCTTGAG CTTTACTCTGGTGATTTTTCTGAAAAGCTTCCAGACACTCTTGACATTGGTGACGTGTCGGACTCTGGGTTCTCGGGCGATAGTTCATCTCAAAAATTGAAGACGGTGGTAGGTGAAACTGTTACAGTTGCTTCGTCATCCGGCTTATCAGACTCAGCTCCAGGCAGTTAA